A genome region from Acidobacteriota bacterium includes the following:
- a CDS encoding sulfotransferase domain-containing protein: MDRQLNFLIVGAQKSGTTSLHRSLALHPSVFLPDQKEIDLFGTAASFARASRILDRHYRKAEDEPARGLSYVGMMFLEGAAERVHEYSSQMKIVAALRNPIDRAYSAYWHHRRTGWEQSETFEEALRREDESDVPDDQAARAMTYRRNGCYADQLEPYIRLFGREQVSLLLSDDLRDRPRETLDRLTDWLGIDPIPEERWSTRRHNEAAMPRYPALQKTLLAHDSRLKRIYQRLVPERIREPIRRTITTPLVLRHEQPFVYPPLAAETRRLLCRYYAPHNARLATIVGRDLGHWV; this comes from the coding sequence ATGGATCGCCAGCTCAATTTCTTGATCGTGGGGGCGCAGAAGTCCGGGACGACCTCCCTCCATCGATCCCTCGCGCTCCATCCGTCGGTCTTCCTTCCCGACCAGAAGGAGATCGATCTCTTTGGCACCGCGGCGTCGTTCGCGCGGGCGTCTCGGATCCTGGACCGACACTACCGAAAGGCGGAGGACGAACCGGCGCGCGGTCTCAGTTACGTCGGGATGATGTTCCTTGAGGGGGCGGCCGAACGAGTCCACGAGTACTCGTCGCAGATGAAGATCGTCGCGGCGCTTCGAAATCCGATCGATCGCGCCTACTCGGCCTACTGGCATCATCGACGCACCGGATGGGAGCAGTCCGAGACCTTCGAGGAGGCGTTACGACGCGAGGACGAATCCGACGTCCCCGACGATCAGGCGGCGCGTGCGATGACCTATCGACGCAACGGATGTTACGCCGACCAACTGGAGCCGTACATCCGCCTGTTCGGACGCGAACAGGTCTCGCTGTTGCTGAGCGATGATCTGCGGGATCGGCCGCGGGAGACGCTGGATCGATTGACGGATTGGCTGGGGATCGATCCCATCCCGGAAGAACGATGGTCGACCCGGCGACACAACGAGGCGGCGATGCCCCGTTACCCCGCATTACAGAAGACGCTTCTGGCCCACGACTCGCGGCTGAAACGGATCTACCAACGTCTGGTGCCGGAACGTATCCGTGAGCCGATTCGTCGTACAATCACCACGCCCCTCGTCCTTCGGCACGAACAACCGTTCGTCTATCCGCCCCTGGCGGCGGAGACCCGGCGGCTCTTGTGCCGGTACTACGCGCCCCACAACGCGCGTCTAGCGACGATCGTCGGGAGGGATCTGGGTCATTGGGTCTGA
- a CDS encoding tetratricopeptide repeat protein, with translation MSTAKPPRAAGPGRWVLGVAILVVGTLSLAASWERLRVQRDPSHPSASRFTSLIAPSPKRLAERVDRNIKVAVAELEDANLPPADRLAGFEAALREAESLIQRGLEAHPLDADAIAELATLHWELATRKDDPVRRQAVAGMDLAASLAPSVPGVQRRLGSLLLSMGRRDEALQTFRRSLELSPRLAPGIASDLRVQLFPLDELIRTFPPSSELFVALEPWARETGQTAKLTTAVVDHLEDRGIHADEPLIRVCGKLLLGDDNARELHDLLAAVPPLVTVQARAERDRQRSRALMGLGRHEEALAAARSAREQLPQATRYAEFLASTLLELGQFDDAIEEAHRSLSLAATGNDPLTRARLYTLLGRSEEARGEFDRAYDAYARATKLSPDYDPARRNLDRLRSPASAQTQ, from the coding sequence ATGTCAACTGCAAAGCCACCGAGGGCAGCGGGGCCGGGCCGCTGGGTGCTGGGGGTTGCGATCCTGGTCGTGGGAACGCTCTCCCTGGCCGCATCGTGGGAGAGGCTGCGGGTTCAGAGGGATCCGTCCCACCCATCCGCGTCTCGATTCACATCGCTGATCGCGCCGTCCCCCAAAAGGTTGGCCGAACGGGTGGACCGCAACATTAAAGTTGCTGTCGCGGAATTGGAGGACGCCAACCTTCCGCCTGCGGACCGACTGGCAGGATTTGAAGCGGCACTTCGGGAGGCCGAGAGCCTGATCCAACGTGGACTGGAGGCCCATCCTCTCGATGCCGACGCCATCGCCGAACTGGCGACGCTGCACTGGGAGTTGGCGACCCGCAAGGACGATCCCGTCCGTCGACAGGCCGTCGCCGGCATGGATCTGGCCGCCTCCCTGGCCCCGTCGGTACCGGGAGTCCAGCGTCGCCTCGGAAGCCTGCTGCTCTCCATGGGTCGACGAGACGAAGCGCTCCAGACGTTCCGACGCTCGCTGGAGCTGTCGCCGCGTCTCGCACCGGGTATCGCCAGCGACCTTCGGGTCCAACTCTTCCCGCTGGACGAATTGATTCGGACGTTCCCGCCCTCGTCGGAGCTCTTCGTCGCCCTCGAGCCGTGGGCCCGGGAGACCGGCCAGACGGCGAAATTGACGACCGCGGTCGTGGACCATCTGGAGGATCGTGGCATCCACGCCGACGAGCCATTGATCCGGGTGTGCGGCAAATTGCTTCTCGGTGACGATAACGCACGAGAGCTTCACGATTTGCTCGCGGCCGTCCCACCCCTCGTGACGGTTCAGGCACGAGCGGAACGAGATCGGCAACGATCCCGTGCGTTGATGGGACTGGGACGACACGAAGAGGCGCTGGCGGCGGCTCGATCCGCCCGCGAACAGCTGCCCCAGGCGACACGGTATGCGGAATTTCTGGCGAGCACGCTGCTGGAGCTGGGTCAGTTCGATGACGCGATCGAGGAGGCCCATCGATCGCTGAGCCTGGCGGCAACGGGGAACGATCCCCTCACCCGGGCAAGGCTCTACACGTTGCTCGGTCGTTCGGAGGAAGCCCGCGGAGAATTTGACCGTGCGTACGACGCCTACGCACGCGCGACGAAACTCTCACCGGACTACGACCCGGCCCGGCGCAACCTGGATCGGCTGCGATCCCCGGCCTCGGCTCAGACCCAATGA